The Haemophilus parainfluenzae genome window below encodes:
- the alr gene encoding alanine racemase: MNVKPATAKISSLALKHNLQVIKEKAPHSKIIAVVKANAYGHGVVFVSSALESMVDCFAVARLEEALSLRSNGIIKPILLLEGFFDEKDLPIIAVNNIETVVHNREQLEALKRAVVPSPIKVWLKIDTGMHRLGVSLDEVNYFYQELKKLPQIQPHLGFVSHFSRADELDSDYTQVQLDRFLQAIKNKEGDRTIAASGGILFWPEAHLDCIRPGIIMYGISPTDTVGAEFGLIPVMNLTSSLLAVREHKKGEPVGYGGIWTSPKDTKIGVVAIGYGDGYPRDVPEGTPVYLNGRIVPIVGRVSMDMLTVDLGEDSQDKVGDEVILWGKELPIETVAKYSGILSYELITKLTPRVITEYVD; this comes from the coding sequence ATGAACGTGAAACCGGCAACAGCGAAAATCAGTTCGCTTGCCTTAAAACATAATTTACAAGTTATTAAAGAAAAAGCGCCCCACAGTAAAATTATTGCTGTGGTAAAAGCAAACGCATATGGTCACGGTGTGGTATTTGTCTCATCCGCTTTAGAAAGCATGGTGGATTGCTTTGCTGTGGCACGCTTAGAAGAGGCGTTATCTTTACGCTCTAACGGTATTATTAAACCGATCTTATTGCTAGAAGGCTTTTTTGATGAAAAAGATCTGCCTATTATTGCAGTAAATAATATTGAGACGGTGGTACATAACCGCGAACAGCTTGAAGCATTAAAACGAGCCGTAGTACCAAGTCCAATTAAAGTTTGGTTAAAAATTGATACCGGTATGCACCGTTTAGGTGTATCACTTGATGAAGTGAATTATTTTTATCAAGAGCTGAAAAAACTCCCTCAAATTCAACCGCACTTAGGTTTTGTGAGTCATTTTAGCCGTGCTGATGAGTTAGATTCAGATTACACTCAAGTTCAGTTAGATCGTTTTCTTCAAGCTATAAAAAATAAAGAGGGAGACCGAACCATTGCCGCATCAGGTGGGATTCTATTCTGGCCAGAAGCGCATTTAGATTGTATTCGCCCAGGGATTATTATGTACGGCATTTCACCAACAGATACTGTCGGCGCTGAATTTGGTTTAATCCCCGTGATGAACTTAACTTCTTCATTGCTTGCGGTGCGAGAACATAAAAAAGGTGAACCTGTTGGCTATGGTGGTATTTGGACGAGTCCGAAAGATACTAAAATTGGCGTGGTTGCCATTGGTTATGGTGATGGATATCCGCGTGATGTGCCAGAAGGTACGCCAGTTTATCTAAATGGTCGTATTGTTCCTATTGTTGGTCGTGTCTCAATGGATATGCTAACGGTAGATTTAGGCGAAGATAGCCAAGATAAAGTCGGTGACGAAGTGATTTTATGGGGTAAGGAATTACCAATTGAAACGGTAGCTAAATACAGTGGTATTTTAAGCTATGAACTGATTACAAAATTAACGCCTCGTGTTATAACAGAATATGTCGATTAA
- a CDS encoding replicative DNA helicase gives MASQRQIQSSDHKTEQVSIPPHSTEAEQAVLGGIMLSNQHWDGIAERVIAEDFYTFAHKAIFQTMEELMRNQTPIDLITLDQALKAKGISDSVGGFAYLADLSNNTPNAINILAYAEIVREKAILRELIAVGNRIAENSYSPKGKDIKMVLDEAEREVFAIAEKRSSSTEGPQNVISVLESTIARIDTLSKLENHSGVTGITTGFVDLDKKTAGLQPSDLIIVAARPSMGKTTFAMNLCENAAMASDKPVLVFSLEMPAEQIMMRMIASLARVDQTKIRTGQNLDETEWSKIASVFGMFKQKNNLYIDDSSGLTPTELRSRARRVYRENGGLSMIMVDYLQLMRAPAFSDNRTLEIAEISRSLKALAKELEVPVVALSQLNRTLEQRADKRPVNSDLRESGSIEQDADLIMFIYRDEVYNDNSEDKGIAEIIIGKQRNGPIGRVRLAFNGQFSRFDNLAEQREYRDDY, from the coding sequence ATGGCATCACAACGACAAATCCAATCATCTGATCATAAAACTGAACAAGTTAGCATCCCGCCTCATTCTACTGAAGCTGAACAAGCCGTACTTGGCGGCATCATGTTGAGTAATCAACATTGGGATGGTATTGCTGAAAGAGTGATTGCTGAGGATTTTTATACTTTTGCGCATAAAGCAATCTTCCAAACCATGGAAGAATTAATGCGTAACCAAACACCGATTGATTTAATCACCCTTGATCAAGCTCTTAAAGCTAAGGGTATTAGTGATTCTGTAGGCGGTTTTGCTTATTTAGCGGATCTTTCTAATAACACGCCAAATGCCATTAATATTTTGGCTTATGCTGAAATCGTGCGTGAAAAAGCGATTTTACGTGAGCTTATTGCAGTGGGAAATCGTATCGCTGAAAACAGCTATTCTCCGAAAGGCAAAGACATCAAAATGGTGTTGGATGAAGCCGAGAGAGAAGTGTTTGCTATTGCTGAAAAACGCAGTTCTTCAACTGAAGGACCACAAAATGTGATCAGCGTGTTGGAAAGTACTATTGCTCGAATTGATACCTTAAGTAAGCTTGAAAATCATAGTGGTGTGACAGGGATCACAACGGGCTTTGTTGACTTAGATAAGAAAACAGCAGGGTTACAACCTTCTGATCTTATCATTGTCGCTGCACGTCCTTCTATGGGAAAAACCACCTTTGCAATGAACCTTTGTGAAAATGCCGCCATGGCAAGTGATAAGCCTGTGTTGGTATTCAGTTTAGAGATGCCTGCGGAACAAATCATGATGCGTATGATTGCCTCTCTAGCTCGCGTGGACCAAACCAAAATTCGTACTGGTCAAAATTTGGATGAAACGGAATGGAGCAAAATTGCCAGCGTATTTGGGATGTTTAAGCAAAAAAACAATCTTTATATTGATGATTCATCTGGTTTAACCCCAACGGAATTACGTTCTCGCGCGCGTCGTGTGTATCGCGAAAATGGGGGCTTGAGCATGATTATGGTGGACTACCTTCAATTAATGCGCGCACCTGCATTTTCAGATAACCGTACCTTAGAAATCGCGGAGATTTCCCGTTCTTTAAAAGCCTTAGCGAAAGAATTAGAAGTCCCCGTTGTAGCTCTTTCTCAGCTTAACCGTACGTTGGAACAACGTGCAGATAAACGTCCGGTAAACTCAGATTTACGTGAATCAGGCTCTATTGAGCAGGATGCTGACTTGATTATGTTTATTTATCGTGACGAAGTGTATAACGATAACTCTGAAGACAAAGGTATTGCTGAAATCATTATTGGTAAACAACGTAACGGCCCGATTGGACGTGTACGTTTAGCATTTAACGGTCAATTCTCACGCTTTGATAACCTTGCCGAACAGCGTGAATACAGAGATGATTATTAG